In Macrobrachium nipponense isolate FS-2020 chromosome 25, ASM1510439v2, whole genome shotgun sequence, one genomic interval encodes:
- the LOC135199475 gene encoding uncharacterized HIT-like protein Synpcc7942_1390, whose protein sequence is MTLLFFGVKSLNLGRQRLLVRLSSTLQAKRPRLQQQQVDKCCGPRLITQNFRMFSDEVAAGRAATSESKFKPTIFDKIIDRSIPADIVYEDEKCLAFRDVAPQAPVHILVIPKKRIPMLSEAVDDEAQLLGHLLIAVKKVAAQEKLDSGFRVVINNGKDGAQSVYHLHLHILGGRQMSWPPG, encoded by the exons ATGACACTGCTCTTTTTCGGCGTGAAGTCCCTTAACTTGGGCCGCCAGCGCTTACTGGTACGCCTGTCGAGCACACTGCAAGCAAAGAGGCCCAGACTTCAGCAGCAGCAAGTTGACAAGTGTTGTGGCCCACGTTTAATCACCCAG AACTTTCGCATGTTCAGTGATGAAGTTGCAGCAGGCAGAGCAGCAACCTCGGAAAGCAAGTTCAAGCCCACCATTTTTGACAAGATTATTGACCGCTCCATTCCAGCAGATATTGTGTACGAAGATGAAAAGTGCCTAGCCTTCCGTGATGTTGCACCCCAGGCTCCCGTCCATATTCTTGTGATCCCTAAGAAACGTATTCCGATGCTTAGTGAAGCTGTGGATGATGAAGCCCAG cTTTTGGGACATTTGCTGATTGCTGTTAAGAAGGTTGCAGCTCAAGAGAAACTTGACAGTGGATTCAGAGTTG TCATAAACAATGGGAAAGACGGTGCTCAGTCAGTTTACCATCTCCATCTCCATATTCTTGGAGGCCGTCAAATGTCTTGGCCACCGGGTTAA